The segment AAATGAACTGTATTATGCTAAAAAAGTAAAGCAAACATATTTGCTGGATTTGGCTTATGCAGAAGGAATCAATGGAATTAAAATCGGTGCAAATGCTGGTGATATGAGATTGCCGAAGAATTTTGTGGATAAAATGAGCATGCATTGTGCCTATGAGTGCTTTGAGGGAAATGCTGATATTGGGTTTTTAAAAGAGGCATCAACTGTCCTGAATAAAAATGGTAAATTTGTTATAACTCCTTTATACTTGGATAAAACGTACTACAATTGTACAAGTGAAAAATGTGATCAAAGTGAAATACAGTTTGACAGCAAAGCGTTGAAAGTGTGGAGAGATGATGAGTATAGTGTTCCTTTTTCAAGACATTATTCTCCTGAAAGTTTGTGCCAGCGAGTTATTCATAATATGCCAAGTAACATTCAATACAAGCTTTATTTCTTTGAAAATTTACCGGAGCTAATGAGGGAGTTTGTGGGACAGAGAATTTATTGTTATTTTTTGCTATATGGTGAAAAAAATGATTAAGACAATTATCCACAACACCCAGCAACTTGCAATTATTATAAAGAATAGATATCAAAAAGATGGCGTTGAATTTTTTACCCCAAGTGACTATTCTCAACAATTGGCATATATGTCTCATAAAAAAGGTAAAAAAATTGATGCACATATACACAATAGGGTCTCTCGGGACGTTTATTTAACTCAAGAAGTTCTTGTAATAAGAAAAGGAAAACTTAGAGTAGATTTTTATTCTCAAGAGAAAGCTTATTTGGAAAGTGTAGTTTTGGAAAGCGGAGATGTAATTTTGCTCGCAAGCGGTGGGCATGGGTTTGAGGTGTTGGAGGATTTGGAAATGATTGAAATTAAGCAAGGTCCGTATTTGGGGGATGAAGACAAAACACGATTTGAGCATGTTTCAAGCGACAAATTGGATATAAAACAATGATACCAGTAAATACGCCTTTGCTGAATGGGAATGAAAAGAAATATCTTAATGAGTGCATAGATACAGGCTGGGTAAGTAGTGAAGGCCCCTTTGTGGCGCGTTTTGAAAAGGAGATGGCTAGCTATACAGGAAGAGAGTTTGCAATAGCATGCGCAAATGGGAGTGCAGCGCTGGACATTGCGGTTAAGGCCCTAGGATTTCAGAAAGGAGATGAGGTCATTATGCCTTCCTTCACAATCATATCTTGCGCTCAGGCATTGATAGGCCAGGGGATAACCCCCGTTCTCGTTGATAACGATTTTTATACATTCAATATGAGTGCTGATGCGATTGAGGGTAAAATTACACAAAAAACAAAAGCTATCATGATTGTTCATATTTACGGATTGTCTGTAGACATAGATCCAATTATCGCCTTAGCTAAAAAACATAACTTGAAAATAATTGAAGATGCTGCTCAAATGCATGGTCAAGAGTACAAAGGTAAAAAGTGCGGTAGTTTTGGGGATATAAGCATTTTTAGTTTTTATCCAAATAAGCTTATTACTACCGGCGAAGGTGGTATGATTCTTACAGATAACGAAAACCTTTATGAAAGATCAAAAAGCTTGCGAAATCTCTGTTTTGGAAAAGAGCGATTTATTCATGAAGAGCTTGGATGGAATTATCGTATGACAAATATGCAGGCAGCATTAGGGGTTGCCCAGTTGGAACAAATAAATAAGTTTGTCAAAAAAAAGCGCAATATGGGCAAAAAATATAATGAACTTTTAAATGGGATTAAAGCTATAAATTTACCAATAGCAAAAACTTCATATTGTGAAAATATTTACTGGGTCTATGCTATTACATTAAAAAATAATTATAAAAAAAATGTAAAAGATGTTGTAAATGAACTTGGGGCGCTTGGTGTGGGAACAAGGCCATTTTTTTATCCCATTCACCTCCAGCCTGTGTTGAAAAAAATGGGTTTTTTTGCAAATGAAAAGCTCCCAAATAGTGAAAAACTTTACGCTAGAGGTTTTTATATCCCAAGCGGTTTGGGTTTGACTGAAGAGGAGATTGAAAAAGTGTCTGATGTTCTCCATAAGGTCTTAATATGAGCTCTTTTGGCGATATATATTCAAAATATTACGATTTACTTTACGGCGATAAAGACTATGTTGGTGAAGTAGACTATGTGATTGGATTGTTGAACTCCTTTGGGGCTAAAGAGGCCAAGACAGTTTTAGATTTAGGTTGCGGCACGGGAAAGCATGCTGAATTGTTTTGCGAAAAGGGCTATGTTGTTCACGGCGTAGATTCAAGTAAAGATATGCTTAAAATAGCACAAAGCAGGAGAAGTGGAAGAGAGGATGGACTTAGTTTTAGTTGTTCAAAAATTCAGCACTTAAATCTTAAAAAAAAGTTTGATGTAGTAACCTCCTTGTTTCATGTGATGGGTTATCAAAATTCGAACGAGGATTTGGTTCAGGCGTTTAGGGTGGCGAAAGAGCACTTGCAATGTGGAGGACTCTTTATTTTTGATTTTTGGTACGGACCAGCAGTCTTGACCGACCTGCCTAAGGTTAAAGTAAAAAGATTTGAAAATAAATTCATCAAGATAACACGCATTGCAGAACCAGCTTTAAGGGCTCAAGAAAATGTTGTTGATATAGAGTTTGATGTTTTTATTGAAGATAAATTTTCCAATAATATTACACAAAAAAAAGAGATACACTCAATGCGTTATTTTTTTGACACAGAATTGGAGCTTATTTGTCATTTAGTTGACTTTGAGATTCTTGAAAAATATGCATGGATGAGACAGAAGAGTTTGGGTTTTGATAGTTGGAATGCAGTTTGGATTTTAAAAGCTAAATAAAAGAGGGAAAAATGCCAACATTAGAATGGTTAAAAAAAGAATTCCACTATGGATATACTAGTGGTAATATGGTGAAAAATAGCGATGAGATACGCGAAAGAGAAGA is part of the Sulfurospirillum tamanense genome and harbors:
- a CDS encoding class I SAM-dependent DNA methyltransferase; the protein is MSSFGDIYSKYYDLLYGDKDYVGEVDYVIGLLNSFGAKEAKTVLDLGCGTGKHAELFCEKGYVVHGVDSSKDMLKIAQSRRSGREDGLSFSCSKIQHLNLKKKFDVVTSLFHVMGYQNSNEDLVQAFRVAKEHLQCGGLFIFDFWYGPAVLTDLPKVKVKRFENKFIKITRIAEPALRAQENVVDIEFDVFIEDKFSNNITQKKEIHSMRYFFDTELELICHLVDFEILEKYAWMRQKSLGFDSWNAVWILKAK
- a CDS encoding cupin domain-containing protein, which codes for MIKTIIHNTQQLAIIIKNRYQKDGVEFFTPSDYSQQLAYMSHKKGKKIDAHIHNRVSRDVYLTQEVLVIRKGKLRVDFYSQEKAYLESVVLESGDVILLASGGHGFEVLEDLEMIEIKQGPYLGDEDKTRFEHVSSDKLDIKQ
- a CDS encoding DegT/DnrJ/EryC1/StrS family aminotransferase translates to MIPVNTPLLNGNEKKYLNECIDTGWVSSEGPFVARFEKEMASYTGREFAIACANGSAALDIAVKALGFQKGDEVIMPSFTIISCAQALIGQGITPVLVDNDFYTFNMSADAIEGKITQKTKAIMIVHIYGLSVDIDPIIALAKKHNLKIIEDAAQMHGQEYKGKKCGSFGDISIFSFYPNKLITTGEGGMILTDNENLYERSKSLRNLCFGKERFIHEELGWNYRMTNMQAALGVAQLEQINKFVKKKRNMGKKYNELLNGIKAINLPIAKTSYCENIYWVYAITLKNNYKKNVKDVVNELGALGVGTRPFFYPIHLQPVLKKMGFFANEKLPNSEKLYARGFYIPSGLGLTEEEIEKVSDVLHKVLI